One segment of Mycobacterium spongiae DNA contains the following:
- a CDS encoding MBL fold metallo-hydrolase: protein MDRLAHRDPITAVSVIATGAGEGHYEHVYGTRKPSYWWVFFGRRWLRLPINVYVIAHQDGVVLFDAGMDPAVETDADYWPDPITAFFMRHIFRWHIGPDDSLSVQLERAGYSAAMVVKAVISHLHSDHVGGIAEIPQAELFTAAEGFAYMRGPHHPERHMVLRERTEIPGAKWRMIPFEPNDDPALEPFTEKFDLMGDGSLVVVPTPGHLAGSVSMLVRRNSAPPLLLVGDLTYAEELLYRDQFPAIGDKKLLADSFAKVRALKKHLPDLVILPAHDLLAEQKLRAAAGHLRQGN, encoded by the coding sequence ATGGACCGCTTGGCTCACCGTGACCCGATCACCGCGGTGTCCGTGATCGCCACCGGGGCGGGTGAGGGTCACTACGAACACGTGTACGGGACCCGCAAACCTAGCTATTGGTGGGTCTTCTTCGGCCGGCGTTGGCTGCGTCTGCCCATCAATGTCTACGTGATCGCACACCAAGACGGTGTGGTGCTGTTTGACGCCGGCATGGATCCTGCCGTCGAGACGGATGCCGACTACTGGCCCGACCCGATCACCGCGTTCTTCATGCGGCATATCTTTCGCTGGCACATCGGGCCGGACGACAGTCTTTCGGTACAGCTCGAGCGCGCGGGTTATTCGGCGGCGATGGTGGTCAAGGCCGTCATCTCCCACCTCCATTCCGATCACGTCGGCGGCATCGCCGAGATCCCGCAGGCGGAGCTGTTCACCGCCGCAGAGGGATTCGCCTACATGCGGGGCCCCCATCACCCCGAGCGCCACATGGTCTTGCGTGAGCGCACCGAGATTCCCGGCGCCAAATGGCGGATGATTCCGTTCGAGCCCAACGACGACCCCGCGTTGGAGCCATTCACCGAGAAGTTCGATCTGATGGGCGACGGTTCATTGGTCGTGGTGCCCACTCCTGGCCATCTGGCGGGTTCGGTGTCGATGTTGGTGCGGCGCAATTCGGCCCCGCCCCTCCTCCTGGTCGGCGACCTGACCTACGCCGAGGAACTGCTCTACCGCGACCAGTTCCCCGCGATTGGAGACAAGAAGCTGCTGGCCGATTCGTTCGCCAAGGTGCGAGCGCTCAAGAAACACCTGCCCGATCTGGTGATCCTTCCCGCCCACGACCTACTCGCGGAGCAGAAATTGCGCGCCGCGGCGGGCCACCTCAGACAAGGGAATTAG
- a CDS encoding DUF1918 domain-containing protein yields MKAKVGDFLVVKGTTTERHDQHAEIIEVRSEDGSPPYVVRWLVTGHQATVYPGPDAVVETAVEHAAAAQRAAERASHPRR; encoded by the coding sequence ATGAAGGCCAAAGTCGGCGACTTCCTCGTAGTCAAGGGCACCACTACGGAACGACATGATCAGCATGCCGAAATCATCGAAGTCCGTTCGGAAGACGGCTCGCCACCCTACGTGGTGCGGTGGCTGGTAACCGGGCATCAAGCCACGGTCTACCCCGGGCCTGACGCGGTCGTCGAGACCGCCGTCGAACACGCCGCTGCGGCACAGCGTGCCGCGGAGCGGGCCAGTCATCCCAGGAGATAA
- a CDS encoding amidase, translated as MSALAEQTRWMDATDQAKLVASGEVSPSELLEAAIERIERIDPALNAVVIRWFDHARETAASADLPNGAFRGVPFLIKDLYATYAGQRISNGNLAFKEAHVIAEADTTLVSRYRAAGLVIAGRTNSPELGTVPTTEPVAWGPTHNPWDTTRTPGGSSGGAAAAVASGMVPFAHASDGGGSIRIPASCCGLVGLKPSQGRITLGPAREESSLAVEHCVSRTVRDTAALLDATRGPGIGDTVIAPPPTRPYVDELGVDPGQLRIGILDHHPQGGHVDAEVTHATQAVGRLLESLGHHVEASWPLALEDTTFSSKFGALWSANVGLARRRFEDQLGRRLADNELEPVNRAQADFAKHFTSVDYAQALSAIASFRRALQSWWHDGWDLLLTPTVAELPITLGTIANDPEHPMAPMRRSGEFVPFTPPFNTSGQPAISLPLEWTAQGLPVGVQLAAAYGREDVLIRIASQLEHANPWAHRTPNI; from the coding sequence ATGAGCGCCCTTGCCGAGCAGACCCGTTGGATGGATGCGACCGATCAAGCAAAGCTCGTCGCCTCAGGAGAGGTGTCGCCGAGCGAGCTGCTGGAGGCTGCGATCGAGCGCATCGAACGCATCGACCCGGCCCTCAACGCGGTCGTGATCCGCTGGTTCGACCACGCCCGCGAGACCGCCGCCAGCGCCGATCTCCCCAATGGCGCGTTTCGCGGCGTGCCGTTCCTGATCAAAGACCTCTACGCCACATACGCCGGACAACGCATCAGCAACGGCAACCTCGCTTTCAAGGAAGCCCACGTCATCGCCGAGGCCGACACGACGCTCGTCAGCCGCTACCGCGCGGCCGGGCTGGTGATCGCCGGTCGAACGAACAGCCCAGAACTCGGCACCGTACCGACGACTGAGCCGGTCGCGTGGGGTCCGACCCATAACCCGTGGGACACAACCCGCACGCCGGGTGGATCGAGCGGCGGTGCTGCCGCAGCTGTCGCGTCGGGGATGGTGCCGTTCGCTCACGCCAGCGACGGTGGGGGCTCGATCCGGATTCCCGCGTCGTGCTGCGGCCTCGTGGGGCTCAAGCCGAGCCAGGGACGTATCACTCTCGGCCCGGCCCGCGAAGAGAGCTCACTGGCTGTCGAGCACTGCGTCAGCCGTACCGTTCGTGACACCGCCGCCTTGCTCGACGCGACGCGCGGCCCGGGCATCGGCGACACCGTGATAGCACCCCCGCCCACACGTCCATACGTCGACGAGCTTGGCGTGGACCCCGGTCAGCTGCGCATCGGTATCCTCGACCACCATCCACAAGGCGGGCACGTGGATGCCGAAGTGACGCACGCGACGCAGGCCGTTGGCCGGCTGCTCGAATCGTTGGGACACCATGTCGAGGCTTCGTGGCCGTTGGCCTTGGAGGACACCACGTTCAGCTCGAAGTTCGGCGCGTTGTGGAGCGCCAACGTTGGTCTGGCACGGCGCCGCTTCGAGGATCAACTCGGCCGTCGGTTGGCCGACAACGAGCTCGAGCCGGTGAATCGAGCCCAGGCTGACTTCGCCAAACACTTCACTTCCGTCGACTACGCGCAAGCGTTGTCCGCGATCGCGTCGTTTCGAAGGGCGCTTCAGTCGTGGTGGCACGACGGCTGGGATCTGCTACTCACACCTACCGTTGCCGAGCTGCCGATCACACTCGGCACCATCGCCAACGACCCCGAACACCCAATGGCACCAATGCGGCGCTCCGGGGAATTCGTGCCGTTTACTCCCCCGTTCAACACCAGCGGCCAGCCAGCCATCAGCCTTCCGCTGGAGTGGACGGCCCAGGGCCTGCCTGTGGGCGTGCAGCTCGCCGCCGCCTACGGACGTGAAGATGTGCTGATCCGCATCGCCAGCCAGCTCGAGCACGCAAACCCCTGGGCACACCGCACACCCAATATCTGA
- a CDS encoding SDR family NAD(P)-dependent oxidoreductase: protein MSGRLADKIAVISGGGTGIGAATARRFAAEGARVVVTGRRREPIESVAADIGGVAVAGDTSETEHATAAVTAALTHFGGVDIVVANAGVGIGGDVLSVRDEDWQQMLDVNVTGAMKLARAALPALIDRGGGAIVNISSVSALSASPARVGYGVSKSALLALTRSMAYDYGRQGIRVNTVCPGWVRTPMADAAMDSLANAKDIDREEAYRRAAAHLPLRRVARPEEIAHCCVFLASDEASFVTGAVLVADGGGEIVGTGTLAFDD from the coding sequence ATGAGCGGGAGGCTTGCTGACAAGATCGCCGTGATTTCCGGGGGTGGCACCGGCATCGGCGCGGCTACCGCCCGCCGCTTCGCGGCAGAAGGCGCCCGGGTTGTGGTCACCGGACGGCGACGCGAGCCGATAGAGTCCGTCGCCGCCGACATCGGCGGCGTTGCGGTCGCCGGCGATACCAGCGAAACCGAGCACGCGACCGCCGCCGTCACCGCCGCGTTGACCCACTTCGGCGGGGTGGACATTGTCGTTGCCAACGCCGGCGTCGGGATAGGCGGCGATGTGTTGTCGGTTCGCGATGAGGACTGGCAGCAGATGTTGGACGTCAATGTGACCGGCGCGATGAAGCTGGCCCGTGCGGCGCTGCCGGCGCTCATCGACCGCGGTGGCGGAGCCATCGTCAACATCTCCTCGGTGAGCGCGTTGTCGGCCTCACCCGCCCGCGTGGGGTATGGCGTGAGCAAATCCGCGCTGCTCGCGTTGACCCGATCGATGGCGTATGACTATGGCCGCCAAGGCATCCGAGTCAACACGGTGTGCCCTGGCTGGGTCCGTACGCCGATGGCCGATGCGGCGATGGACTCGTTGGCGAACGCCAAAGACATTGACCGCGAAGAGGCCTACCGAAGGGCCGCAGCGCATCTGCCGCTGAGGCGAGTGGCCCGCCCCGAGGAGATCGCCCACTGCTGCGTGTTCCTCGCCTCCGATGAAGCTTCCTTCGTTACGGGTGCGGTGCTGGTCGCTGATGGCGGCGGCGAGATCGTCGGGACCGGCACACTGGCGTTCGACGACTAG
- a CDS encoding class I SAM-dependent methyltransferase, with product MPWRKALFNTMYRARRPIWDTPVPDEIRALADGPNAVAPGAALDVGCGTSGNVAFLARHGWRAIGVDFSPAAIQKATAAAAGVSGASFIEADVTRLTEQGITGPFDLIIDNGCYHSLADDGKQALARELAAVAKPGALLVMWEGIRMRPNEIADRFSADFDIEQAAMKAFEVKRFGRRFTIDNARWYQLRRKAPLSAE from the coding sequence ATGCCGTGGCGAAAAGCGCTGTTTAACACCATGTACCGGGCGCGTCGACCGATCTGGGACACCCCGGTCCCCGACGAAATCCGTGCCCTTGCCGACGGTCCGAACGCCGTCGCGCCCGGTGCCGCGCTGGATGTCGGTTGCGGCACCAGCGGCAACGTAGCATTTCTGGCCCGCCACGGCTGGCGTGCCATTGGCGTGGATTTCTCGCCCGCCGCAATCCAAAAGGCCACGGCCGCAGCGGCAGGTGTCTCCGGCGCCAGCTTCATCGAAGCCGACGTCACCAGGCTGACCGAACAGGGCATCACGGGACCCTTCGACTTGATCATCGACAACGGCTGCTACCACTCCCTGGCCGACGACGGCAAGCAGGCCTTAGCGCGCGAACTCGCCGCGGTCGCCAAGCCCGGCGCGTTGCTGGTGATGTGGGAAGGCATTCGGATGCGGCCCAACGAAATCGCCGACCGATTCTCGGCAGATTTCGACATCGAGCAGGCGGCCATGAAAGCGTTCGAGGTCAAGCGTTTTGGACGCCGCTTCACCATCGACAACGCACGCTGGTATCAGTTGCGCCGCAAAGCCCCTCTCAGCGCAGAGTGA
- a CDS encoding cytochrome P450 family protein, protein MSTTQDMPTGESIQLESPDFLADPFGVYDHLRRNSPVHRATMSYIGNAELYVLARYHDCVDLTTDPRFRRVVEGAEPPPVPQAIRFLSTDSMIYKDDPEHLRLRNLVSRAFTPKAIATLTDRVEAVTSELLDGFRRGQQIELITDYALPIPVTVISEMVGVDESDRARFHDGMKLIIDGVTTYDLEALAAKFEDLIDFLRGVIDRRRAEPADDIMTGLIHASQDGDRLTDDELVAMVFLLISAGYETTYNLISNGVAALLTHPDQLELLITNPELIGSAVEEILRYTGTIGGTKPNYATEDVEWHGVHIPRGAMVVPLLASANRDPAVFDRPEVFDITRSPNYHIAFSKGPHFCLGANLARMETRIAIGNLIARFPDLTLAVDPSELQYVPVPLWRRLTRLPITLR, encoded by the coding sequence ATGAGCACCACCCAGGACATGCCAACGGGCGAATCGATCCAGCTAGAGAGCCCGGACTTCTTGGCCGATCCGTTCGGCGTCTATGACCACTTGCGACGCAACTCCCCGGTCCACCGCGCCACGATGAGCTATATCGGTAACGCCGAGCTCTACGTGTTGGCCCGCTACCACGACTGCGTTGACCTCACCACCGATCCGCGGTTCCGACGCGTGGTCGAAGGCGCCGAGCCACCACCGGTTCCGCAGGCGATCCGATTTCTCAGTACCGACAGCATGATCTACAAGGACGACCCCGAACATCTACGGCTGCGTAACCTCGTCAGCCGGGCGTTCACGCCCAAAGCTATCGCGACGTTGACTGATCGCGTCGAGGCAGTCACGAGCGAACTGCTCGACGGGTTTCGCCGCGGCCAACAAATCGAGCTCATCACCGACTACGCCCTGCCCATCCCGGTCACCGTGATCAGTGAGATGGTCGGCGTCGACGAATCCGATCGGGCTCGCTTCCACGACGGTATGAAACTGATTATCGACGGAGTGACCACCTACGACCTGGAAGCGCTGGCAGCCAAATTCGAAGACCTGATCGACTTCCTGCGCGGCGTCATCGACCGCCGTCGGGCCGAGCCGGCCGACGACATCATGACCGGGCTGATCCACGCGTCTCAGGACGGCGACAGACTCACCGACGACGAGCTCGTGGCAATGGTGTTTCTACTGATCAGCGCCGGTTACGAAACCACCTACAACCTGATCAGCAACGGAGTCGCCGCGCTGCTGACCCACCCGGATCAGCTCGAACTCCTCATCACCAACCCGGAGCTGATCGGTAGCGCCGTCGAGGAGATCCTGCGCTATACCGGCACCATCGGCGGCACCAAACCCAACTACGCAACCGAGGACGTCGAGTGGCACGGGGTTCACATTCCGCGCGGGGCGATGGTCGTCCCGCTGCTGGCCTCGGCGAACCGCGACCCCGCCGTCTTCGACCGGCCCGAAGTCTTTGACATCACGCGATCCCCCAACTACCACATTGCTTTTAGCAAGGGGCCGCACTTCTGCCTGGGCGCCAACCTGGCGCGGATGGAAACCCGCATTGCGATCGGCAATCTCATCGCCAGATTTCCCGATCTGACCCTCGCTGTCGACCCTTCCGAGCTGCAATACGTACCGGTTCCGCTGTGGCGCCGTCTGACCAGGTTGCCCATCACTCTGCGCTGA
- a CDS encoding condensation domain-containing protein, with protein sequence MTQTLRLTALDEMFITDDIDIIPSVQIEARVSGRLDPDRLATALRAAVAKHPLARARLGRARLTARTLYWEVPDRADHLAMEITDEPVSEVRSRLYARVPDLHRSPVFSVAVVRETHGDRLLLNFHHAAFDGMGAMRFLLSLVRAYAGEPDEVGGPPIEEARDLKGIAGSRDLFDVLIRARGVAKPAIDRKRTTRVAADGGSPEGPRFVFAPLTIEGDEMATALARRPAGATVNDLAMAALALTILRWNRAHDVPLADSVSVNMPVNFRPPAWSTEVISNFASYLAIVLQVEEVTDLEKATAIVAGITGPMKQSGAAGWVVDLLEGGNALPAMLKRQLQLLLPLVEDRVVESVCLSNLGRVDVPAFGGEAGDTTEVWFSPTAALSVMPIALGLIGFGRTLRAMFRADGRVIGDEALGRFAALYRDTLLT encoded by the coding sequence ATGACCCAAACGCTGCGACTCACCGCGCTCGACGAGATGTTCATCACCGACGACATCGACATCATTCCTTCGGTTCAAATAGAGGCGCGCGTGTCCGGCCGCCTGGACCCAGACCGGCTTGCCACAGCCCTGCGCGCCGCCGTCGCGAAGCACCCCCTTGCTCGGGCACGACTTGGCCGCGCGCGCCTGACCGCGCGGACACTGTATTGGGAAGTACCCGACCGCGCGGATCACCTCGCCATGGAGATCACCGATGAACCCGTGAGCGAAGTCCGCAGTCGCCTCTATGCGCGGGTTCCCGATCTGCACCGCAGCCCAGTGTTTTCCGTCGCGGTGGTCCGCGAGACCCATGGGGACCGCCTTCTGCTCAACTTCCATCACGCGGCCTTCGACGGCATGGGAGCGATGCGTTTCTTGCTCTCACTCGTTCGGGCTTATGCGGGCGAGCCCGATGAAGTCGGTGGACCGCCCATCGAGGAAGCCCGTGACCTGAAGGGCATTGCCGGCTCCCGCGATCTCTTCGACGTTCTGATCCGCGCCCGGGGGGTCGCCAAACCGGCCATCGACCGGAAGCGAACCACCCGGGTCGCCGCGGACGGCGGCTCGCCGGAGGGGCCGCGATTCGTCTTCGCTCCGCTCACCATCGAGGGCGACGAGATGGCCACCGCACTCGCGCGTCGACCCGCGGGGGCCACGGTGAACGACCTGGCCATGGCCGCGCTGGCGCTGACGATCCTGCGGTGGAACCGCGCCCACGATGTCCCGCTCGCCGATTCGGTGTCGGTGAACATGCCGGTGAACTTCCGGCCGCCGGCGTGGTCGACCGAGGTCATCTCGAACTTCGCTAGCTACCTCGCGATCGTGCTGCAGGTCGAGGAGGTGACTGACCTCGAGAAGGCGACCGCGATCGTCGCCGGGATCACCGGGCCGATGAAGCAATCCGGCGCGGCTGGGTGGGTCGTGGACCTGCTCGAGGGCGGAAACGCGTTGCCGGCCATGCTCAAACGCCAACTCCAGCTGCTGCTCCCGCTGGTCGAAGATCGGGTCGTCGAGAGCGTCTGCCTTTCCAATCTGGGCCGAGTCGACGTCCCCGCATTTGGAGGCGAGGCTGGCGACACCACCGAGGTGTGGTTCAGTCCGACGGCGGCTTTAAGCGTCATGCCGATCGCACTCGGTCTCATCGGTTTCGGCAGGACGCTGCGGGCCATGTTCCGCGCCGACGGACGGGTCATCGGCGACGAGGCGTTGGGCCGGTTTGCCGCGTTGTATCGCGACACCCTGCTGACCTGA
- the moaA gene encoding GTP 3',8-cyclase MoaA — MSITALGMPSPPIPSAQRPDSPALIDQYGRVATDLRVSVTDHCNLRCTYCMPADGLEWLPRDELLSTAELQRLLHIAVTQLGIAEIRFTGGEPLLRRDLPELVSFAAGLHPRPDLSVTTNGLGLKHKAKVLADAGLDRINVSLDSVDRVAYAAITRRDRLHDVLDGLAAAVAAGLAPVKVNAVLQRGVNDDQAADLLGFCLANGYELRFIEQMPLDADHRWNRASMITAEEILDRLRERFALTPDARPRGAAPAQRWLVDGGPASVGVIASVTKPFCGDCDRVRLTADGQLRNCLFATGETDLRRLLRTGGDDVAIAHQWRDAIWVKKAGHGIGAAGFQQPARPMSAIGG, encoded by the coding sequence GTGTCCATCACCGCATTGGGTATGCCGTCCCCGCCGATTCCATCGGCGCAGCGGCCAGACTCGCCTGCCCTGATTGACCAATACGGGCGCGTCGCGACGGACCTACGGGTGTCGGTGACCGACCATTGCAACTTGCGATGCACCTACTGCATGCCGGCCGACGGTCTCGAATGGCTGCCTCGCGACGAACTGCTGTCCACCGCCGAGCTGCAGCGGCTGCTCCACATTGCGGTCACCCAGCTGGGTATCGCCGAAATCCGATTCACCGGCGGCGAGCCGTTGCTACGCCGCGACCTGCCCGAGCTTGTGTCCTTCGCGGCAGGGCTTCATCCCCGGCCGGATCTATCGGTCACCACCAACGGTCTGGGTCTGAAACACAAGGCGAAGGTTCTCGCCGATGCGGGCCTGGACCGGATCAACGTGTCCCTCGACAGTGTCGATCGCGTGGCTTACGCAGCGATTACCCGCCGTGACCGGCTCCACGATGTGCTGGATGGCCTGGCTGCCGCGGTAGCCGCCGGGCTGGCACCGGTCAAGGTCAATGCGGTGCTGCAACGTGGCGTCAACGACGACCAAGCCGCCGATCTGCTCGGGTTCTGCCTGGCCAATGGCTACGAACTGCGGTTCATCGAGCAGATGCCCCTCGATGCCGACCATCGGTGGAATCGGGCGTCGATGATTACCGCGGAGGAGATTCTTGATCGGCTGCGCGAGAGGTTCGCCCTCACACCCGACGCTCGACCCCGCGGGGCAGCACCGGCTCAGCGGTGGCTCGTCGATGGCGGGCCGGCGTCGGTGGGTGTGATCGCGTCGGTGACCAAACCTTTCTGTGGGGACTGCGACCGAGTGCGACTCACCGCGGACGGCCAGCTACGCAACTGCCTGTTTGCCACCGGGGAGACCGACCTGCGCCGATTGCTCCGAACCGGCGGCGACGACGTCGCGATTGCCCATCAGTGGCGAGACGCCATTTGGGTGAAGAAGGCCGGGCATGGGATCGGCGCCGCCGGATTCCAGCAGCCGGCGCGGCCGATGAGCGCTATCGGCGGCTGA
- a CDS encoding antitoxin MazE-like protein, with protein MPSALDGMREYWERLRRQGLWPVPIWVSDVNDPEPDGDPQSAVDTQSAPVTISEPDPAGQAFVEPTSYDWFGGTIV; from the coding sequence ATGCCATCTGCCCTGGACGGCATGAGAGAGTATTGGGAACGGCTGCGGCGGCAAGGCCTGTGGCCCGTTCCAATCTGGGTTTCCGATGTGAACGACCCAGAGCCCGACGGCGACCCCCAGTCGGCAGTGGACACCCAGTCGGCACCGGTCACCATCAGCGAACCAGACCCAGCCGGCCAAGCCTTTGTCGAGCCGACGTCGTACGACTGGTTTGGCGGCACGATCGTCTAG